The genomic region GGAGGCGTTGGGGGCGGGCGAAATCCTGCTCCACGACATCGCCGCCGACGGCGCGCGCTCGGGGTTCGACTGCGAGACCGTGCGCCGGGTGGTCCAGGCCGTGGGGGTGCCGGTCATCGCCTGCGGCGGGGCCGGAAGCCCGGAGCATTTTCTCCGGCTGTTCGAGTCCACCGGCGCGGCCGCGGCCTGCGCGGGCAACTATTTCCACTACACCGAGCACAGCGTGGTCCTCTGCAAGACCTCCCTGCGCCGCCACGGGGTGAACGTGCGCCTGGACACGTCGGCCGACTATTCCGAGGCCCGCCTGGGCAGGGACGGCAGGCTCCGCAAGCGCGACGAGGGGGATCTCGACGCCCTCCGCTTCCGCCACCTGCCGGAGGAGGTCATCTGATGCGCTACTGCGCCCGCTGCCTCTATCCCGAAAACCATCCCCTGCACCTCGTGTTCGACGACGAGGGCGTGTGCAGCGGCTGCCGCGTGCACGAGGAGAAGGACGCCCTGGACTGGGCCGAGCGCTTCGAGCGGCTCAAGGCCGTCGTGGGGGAGTACCGGAGCCGGAGCGGCGGGATATACGACTGCATCGTGCCGGTGAACGGCGCGCGGGACTCGTATTTCATCGTGCATACGGTGCGCAACGTGCTGGGCCTGAACCCCATGCTCGTGTCCTACAACAAGCAGTACAACACGCCCGTGGGGATTCGGAACCTGGCCTCTCTGCGCACGGTCTTCGACCGCGACATTCTCGCCCTCACCGTGAACCCGGAGTCGGCCAGGAAGATCACCCGGGCCGCCATGCGCCTGCTCGGCAGCATGTACTGGCACTGTCTGGCCGGGGAGACCGTGTTCCCGGTGCAGACCGCCGTGCGCTTCAAGATTCCCCTCATCATCTGGGGCGCGCACCAGGGCGTGGACCAGGTGGGCATGTTCTCCCACCTGGACGAGGTGGAGATGACCCGCAAGTACCGCAAGGAGCACGACCTCATGGGCGTGGAGGCCGAAGACCTCATGCGCGCGGCCCCGGACCTGGGCGAGGATCTGGGCGAGCGCGAACTCCGGCCCTACCTCTATCCCAACGACCGAGAGCTGGCCGCCGTGGGCGTGCGCGGAATCTACCTGAACAACTACATCCGTTGGGACACCAAGCGCCAGCACGAGGACATGATCCGGCTCTACGGCTACGAGACGGCGGCCCTGCCCCGGACCTTCGACACCTGCAACGACTGCGACAGCCACCACTACGCGGGCGTGCACGACCTCATCAAGTTCCGAAAGTTCGGCTACGGCAAGGCCCTGGACCACGCCTGTCGGGAAATCCGCCTGAAGCGCCTGACGCGCGAGCAGGGCATCGAACTCGTGCTTCGGCACGAGGCCGTGGAGCCGCCGGACTTGTCGCTGTTCCTGTCCTGGGCGGGAATGAGCCGGGAGGAGTTCGACCGCTGCGTGGACGCCCGCCGCGATCCCGCCGCCTGGGCGCGGGACGGGGGCGGCTGGCGGCTGCTCGACCATGTGAGCCGCCATTCCCAAGACCAGGGGGTGGAACGGGCCCGCCTCGCCGCCGTATCGGATGGCGTCTTTCCCCTCACTCCGCCGCGCGCGCCGGAACAGGAACGGCCCGCGCACGTGCTCTTCGGCCGGGGCTGGGCCGGAGCGCCGCGCGGCCAGGCTGTCCAGGCGGATGGGAGCCGGAATTCCATCGCCGACGGGAGTCCCTCATGAGCAAGAGCATCATGCGCGAGATGCGCCAGTGCCTGGAGAACAACGAGAACATCATGGCCCGCCTGCGCGCCATGTCCGGGCTTTCGGGCAACACGCCGGAGGCCATCCTCGTCTCCTACGACCTGCAGGCGGGCAGCTACGCCAGGATGCTGGAGGACGAGCGGGTCCGCGCCATCAAGGAGGCCTTCGGGGCCAACCTGGCCGAGGTCGTCGAGTCCCTGCCCCACGCCAGCGTCCTGGAGGCGGGCGTGGGCGAGGCCACCACCCTGGGGGCCATGATCCCCAAGCTGCGCACCGCGCCGGAGCGCATCGCCGGTTTCGACATTTCCTGGTCGCGGCTGTCCGTGGCCGTCCGCCACGCGGAGGCGAAGGGCGTGGCCGCGCGGTTCTTCACCGGCGCGCTGGAGCGCATCCCGGTCCCGGACGACGCCTTCGAACTGGTCTACACCGTGCACGCCATCGAGCCCAACACCGGGCGCGAGAAGGAAATCCTACGCGAGCTGCACCGCGTGGCGCGGAACCACCTCGTGCTCGTGGAGCCCAGCTATGAGCTGGGCAACGCGGAGACCCGCGCCCGCATCGAGCAGCACGGGTACATCACGAACCTGCTGGGCGCGGCCCGCGAACTGGGCCTGAACCTGCTCGAACACCGGCTCTTCGAGCCGAACATGAATCCCAGGAACCAGGCCGCGCTCATGGTCTTCGAGAAGAGCGCCCGTCGCGTCCCGGACCCCTCCGGCCAGCTCGCCTGTCCGGTGTGCGGGACGGCGGTCGAGGAGATCAAGGGACACTGCTTCTGCGGGGAATGCCATCTCCTGTTCCCGGTGATCGAGGGCATCCCCTGCCTGCTGGAGGGAAACGGCATTTTGGCCAGCCGGTTCCCGCAATCGGAGGGCTGAGCGGCGCGATGGCGGACGACTCGTTGCGCGGTTTCATCGAACGGGTGGGAGCCCTTGCGGTGCTCGACCACTCCGGGCGCGGCGGAAACGGCTTCTTCATGACCGTGTTCGACCGCCACCCCGAGGTGATCGGCTGCCACTGGGGCCAGTATCTCTACTCCTATCTTCTCACGGAGTTCGGCGACGACGACGTGCTCGACTCCCGCGCGGCCCTCGACTTTCTCGTCAAACGCTCCCCGTTCCGCTTTGTGCTGGACGACCTCTCCCCGGAACACGAGGCCTTCATCAGGAAGTGCGGGGCCGATCCGGCCGTGCCCCTGGATCGCGCCGAGGCGCGGCGCATCCTTCGTGATTTCCTGCTGTCCACGCCCACGGTTTCCCGTCGGGAACTCGTGCTGGCCTGTCATTACGCCCTGGCCAGGGCCCTGGGGCGGGACACCTCGGCCATCACGCACATCCTCACCGCGGATGCGGTGAGCCTGCGCAACGAGCATTTCACCACGGGGTTTTCCGGCCGCATGGTCGACGCCCTGCTGCGGGATTTCCCCCAGGCCGGAATCGTGAACATCGTCCGCGATCCGCGCGCGGTGTTCGCCTCCAACCGGCACCAGTTCGTCAACGCCAACGGCAACATGTATGGCGTGACCCCGGCCACGTTCTTCACCCGCCTGGGCAACGTGCCGCGGGCGCGGCAGCAATTCGAGGATTGCGCCTACCTGTTCTGGCTGCCCTACTGCGCGGCGGCCTGGGCCGTGGCCAAGGATATCCGGCGGCGCCATCCCGGGCAGGTCCGCATGCTGCGCAACGAGGATTTGAACACCCGTTTCGAGCCGACCCTGCGGGAACTGTGCGCCTGGATGGGCGTCTCGTTCTGGGAACCGTGGGCCGCCCCGGACTACGAGCCCACGAGCCTCGGCGGGTCCTGGCGGGGCGCGGGCGCATACAACAGCCGCTACCAGACCAATCTCGGCGGCCCTTTGAAGAACGATCCCCAGGATGTGGCGGACAGGACCACGGGCCCGAACGAGTATGTGACGAAACGCTGGATGTCGCGCCTGGCCCCGCACGAAATCCGTCTCGTGGAAGTGCTCTTTCAGGACGAGATGCGCGCCTGCGGCTACGAGCCGCTGACGCCTTTGCCTCGCGGCTCCATGACGCGGGCGGCGGCCGGATGCCTGACGCGGCCCTTCCTCGGGGAGTTTCCCGGCTGGTCCTGGCTGACCGGGGGCCTTTCCCTGGGCCCGGCCGAGGCCTTCCGTCGGGTGTTCTATCTGGCGGTGTCTCCGTTGTTCGCGGTGGCGGGACGGCTGGCGCTGTTGGGGCTGGTGCGCCGGGGATTCTTTGATCGGCCGCCCGTGCGCAATGGGATAGATGAGGGGTCGCGGCGATGACGTCCATGCGGGAACACGCCGTTCTCTTCAGCGGCCCGGACCTCGCCGGTTCCGCTTCCGATCTGCTCCGCCGCGAGGCCGCCCAGGGCGCGGCCCTGGTGGCCCTGGACTCCCAGGCCATGGCCTGGGCCGTCCGCGAGGGATTGCCTTGCGCCTTCATGGACGGCTGGCTGGACGAGGACGATTTTTCCCGCGCGCGCCGCGAGGCCCCGGAATTCGAGGCCGCCTGGTTCGCGCCCCGGCGGGAGGCGTTCACCTTCGACGGGCTGTGCTGGCCGGAATTTGACCGCGAGGTGCTCTACGCCTATTGGCTCTCGGCCTGCACCGCCCAGGTTCTGGCCGAGGGTTTGGCCCGGCGGGGCGTGCGCCGGTTGACCGTGTTCCGCCGCGATCCGCCGCGCCCCATGCTTTACTTCGAGCCTGCGGACACACCGGCTCTGTATTGGGAGAAGGCCTTTCCGGGCGAGGTGCGGAGCGTGGTCCTGCCCGCCTTGGAGACGCCGGACGATTCCGCCGCCGGAGGCCGTGACGAACGGCCCTGCGATTTCCTGCACGGCAACGTGGACCTGTTGCGGGATCGTGCGGCGCTGTGTCTGAATCCCCTGGAGGTCTTCCGGCTGCGCCGCCAGATCGCGGAGATCGCCGGGGCCTTCGGCGGCCGCGCGGTCATCGTGGCCAACACCCATCTGGCCCGGGACACGGAGCCCATCGCCCGGGAGACGGGCCTGCCGGTGCTGGGCCTGGGCCCGGCCGGGCGGCCCGCCGAGGACGTGGCCGGGCGTTGCCGACGGGGTTTCGAGGAGTTGCTCGAAGTCCAGTCGGAGCCGCTGCGCGGCATGCTCCGGGGCAACGCGGCCCATTTCGCGGCCCTGTTCCGGCGCTGGACCTGGCTCCAGGCCACGCGGGAATACTGGGCCCGCGCGTTCCGTGCCGCGCCGCCCGCCCTGGTGGTGGTGACGTCCCTGTCGGACAGCGAGTCCCAGATTCCGGCCGAGGCCGCCGCGTCCCTGGGCGTCCCGAGCCTGTGCCTGCCGCACGGCGTTGGAATCACCCGGGCTGTGCGGCCAAAATCCTCCGTGGTGCCATGCCTGTGCCAGGCGGACCGGCGGGTCTACCTCTCCTCGGGAATCCACGAGGAACGCCTGACAGGTTGCCTCGATCTGGACACGGAGAACGAGTACGCGGTGGACGGGGCCAAGGCCCTGCCCCGTATGGAGGGGCGGTTGAACGTCCTGGCGCTCATGACCGCCACGGGGCGGCCGGGCGTGCTCTATCCCGTGATCCGCCACGAGGCCCAGGCGCGCGCCCTGCGGGCCCTGGCCGCGCCGCCGCCGGACCTGGCCGGGCGGCTGGCCCTGACCCTGAAGACCCACCCCGGCCTGCCGGACCTGGAGATCGTGGAGGCGGCCGGGCCGAAAGTCCAGGCCCTGCTGGCTCCCCTGGACCTTTCCCTGGCCGGGGCCCTGGCCTCGGCCGACCTCGTGCTGGCCGTGAACTACTCCGGCGTGGGCATCCTGCACGCGGCCAAGGCGGGCAAGCCTCTCATCCAGTTTTGGCTGGACCCGGACATCGGCCGCTCGGAGCCCATGCTTTTCGCCGACATCTACGCCCCGGCGGGCGGGATGGCCCGCTCGGAGGGCGAGCTTTGGGCCCTGATGCGTCGCTTCCTGGACGAGCCCGGCCAGGCCGAGGCCATGCGCCGCCGGTCGGATGACTTTCTCCGCTCGTTGCGTCTGGAGGAGTCGCGGACCCTGCGCGACATCGCCCTGGCCCTTGCGGGCCGGAAGGAGCAGGCATGCGCGTCCTGATGCTCTCCGACGGCGAGACCCGGGGCGGGGCCTCCACGGCGGCCGCGCGCGCGGCCCTGGGGCTTTGCCGCCTGGGCCACGAGGTGCTCCGGGTGGTGCGCTTCCCGGACCCCGGGTCGCATCCCTGGCGCACCGAGGTCCTGGAGACCCCCGCCGCGCTGGTGACGGACTGGGAGGCCCCCTTTCGGCCCGAGGCCAAGGCCCTGGTGCGGGACATGCTCACCACCGTCCTGCGCCGGTTCCGGCCCCAGGCGGTGAGCGTGCACAACCTGCACGGGGCCACCCGCCACGGCTGGTCGGTGGACCTGGTCGCGACCTGCGCCGAGGTCGCGCCCACGGTCTGGACCCTGCACGACCTCTGGTCCTGCACCGGCCGCTGCGCCTACACCGACGGCTGCGAACGCCATCTGACCGGCTGCGGGGAGGACTGCCCCTCCTGGCGCGTGTATCCGGCCTGCCCGCCCGGCGAGATCGCGGCCCGGCAGCGGGAGAAGCGCGGGGTGCCGGCGCGGTTCCCTGACCTGACGGCGGCCGCGCCCTCGGCCTGGCTGGCACGGACCGCCCGAAAAGGCCTCTGGGCCGGGCATCGCGTGGAGGCCCTGGCCAACGGCCTGGACCTGGACGTGTTCCGGCCCGTGGAGCGCGGCGAGGCCCGGCGCGCCCTGGGGCTTGAGCCCGACGGGCGGGTGCTGCTGGCCGCCTCGCTTCTCCTGGACGACCCGCGCAAGGGCGGCGATCTTCTGCTGCGGGCCCTGGATTTCCTGGACGAGCCCGTGACCCTGCTGCTCATGGGCGGCGGGAGCCTGACGGTGGCGAATCCCAAGGTCGCGGCGCGGCCCCTCGGCCTGGTGACCGACGACGCGGTGAAGACCCTGGCCTTCAGCGCGGCGGACGTGCTCCTGCACCCGGCCCGGGAGGACAACCTGCCGAACACCGTGGCCGAGGCCCTGGCCTGCGGCACGCCGGTGGCCGGGTTCGCCGTGGGCGGCGTGACGGAGATGCTTGCGGAAGGGGCCGGGAGCGTGGCCGGGGCCCTGACGCCCGAGGCCCTGGCCCTGGCCGTGCGGGAGGTGTTGGCACGCGACCCCGCCGAGGCCCGGGAGCGCTGCCGTTTCCTGGCCGAACGCCGCTACGACCTGCTGGGCCAGGCCCGGGCGCTGACGCGGTTGTTCGAGGAGACGGCCGAGGCCCGCGCGGATCAGGCGCGCCGGGCGGCCAGGCAGTAGACGGACCAGGTCTCCGGTCCCGGAGCCCTGCCGGTCATCCATTCCCCGTTTTCCAGGGCTTCGAGTCCGGCATCGGCGAGGAACTTCTTCAGTTCCGGCAGGAAGAAATAGCGCATGGAGTGCGTCTCGCGCACGGTCTCCCGACGCGTCCCGCCCTGTTCGGCGATGTCCACGCTGTAGCGAACGTGCACCACGCGGCGTTCCCGATCGTGTTCCGGCTCGCAGCGGCGGTGTACGGAGACGCGCTCGTCGGCCATGTCCTTGACGCGCGCCTCGGGCGGGGTCTGGAGCACGGCCGGGCCGTGCCAGAAGTCGAAGAGGAACAGGCCGCCCGGCCGGAGGTGGGCCGCGGCCGTGGCCAAGGCCGCCGCGACGTCCTCGTCCGTGGTCTGGTAGCTCATGACGTGGAACAGCGACGTCACGGCGTCGAAGCGCCGCCCCAGGTTCAGTTCCCGGATGTCGCCGCAGAGGAAGGAGCAGTCCGGACCGGCGGCGCGGGCCTTCGCCAGCATGCCCTCGGAGCGGTCCACGCCCGTGACCTCGAATCCCGAGGCGGCCAGGAGCGCGGCGTGCCGTCCCGTGCCGCAGCCCAGCTCCAGCAGGGTGCGGGCGTCGGGCCTCCGGCCGCGCAGCAGCCCGGCCGCGAAGGCGGCCTCGGCCGCGTAGTCCTTGTCCCGGTAGAGCAGGTCGTAATAGGCCGCGTAGAGCCCGAAGACGTCGTCGCTCATCCGCGCTCCAGCATGCGCCGGAGGCGGTCCGCCGAGATCTCGATCTGTTCGTCCGTGGCGCCCAGGCCGCTGGGCAGGTAGAAGCCGCGCCTGCCGATGCGCTCGGACACGGGGTGGCGGTCGCCCGCGAACAGGCCCATGCGCCTGAACACCGGCTGCTCGTGCAGGGGCCAGAAGAAGGGGCGCGTGCCCACGCCGTCCTCGGCCAGCCTGCGCATGGCCTCGTCGGCGTCGAAGGGAACGTCGTCGTCCAGGACCACGCCGAAGACCCAGTACAGGTTCTCGGCGTCCGGCGTGGCGGCCGGGGGCAGCAGCAATCCGGGCGTCCCGGCCAGGAGCCGCTGGTAGAGCGCGCCGATGGCCCGCTTGCGGACGATGGACTGGTCCAGGCGCTCCAGCTGGGCCACTCCGACGGCGGCCTGGAGGTTGCTCATGCGCAGGTTCCAGCCCAGCTCCTCGTGGATGAAGCGGCGTTTTTGGAAGCAGAGGTTGCGCAGGGAGCGGCAGCGTTCGGCCAGACGGTCGTCGTCGGTGAGGAGCATGCCGCCCTCGCCCGTGGTCACGAGCTTGTTGGGATAGAAGCTGAGGCAGCTGATGTCGCCCAGGCCGCCGCAGGGCGCGCCGCTGCAGGTCTGGCCGATGGCCTCGGCCGCGTCCTCGATGACCGCCAGGCCGTGTTTTTCGGCCAGGGGCAGGATGCCGCCCATGGGCGCGGGCAGGCCGAAGATGTGCACGGCCATGACGGCCTTGGTGCGCGGGGTGATGCGTTCGGCCACGGCCTCGGCGGTCATGTTCCAGGTGGCCGGGTCGCAGTCCGTGAGTACGGGCGTGGCCCCGGCGCGGACCACGGCCGAGGCGCAGGAGATGATGGTGTGGGCCGGGAGGATGACCTCGTCGCCCGGTCCCAGCCGGAGCGCCGCCACGGCGGCGTCCAGGGCCGCCGAGCCGTTGCACACGGCGATGGCGTGCCCGCGTCCCATGCGCCGGGCCAGGCCCTCCTCCAGGCGGGCCACGAAGGGACCCTCGGAGGATATCCAGCCCGTGCGGACGCATTCCAGGAGATAGCGCTCCTCGTTGCCGTCCAGCCGGGGCTCGTTCACGGGAATGAACGCCACGTCAGCCTCCGATGACGACCCGGCTCTCGTCCACGGCCGGGAACCGCCGCTTGTCGTTCTCGCCCGCGTAGGGGCCCTGCTTGACCTCGATGAGCTCGGACTCCTCCAGCATGGCGAAGCCGTGGCCGCCGCCGCAGAGCAGGATCACGTCGCCGGGAAGGAGCACGCGGCTCTCCAGGTAGGCGTCGCCGTCCTGGTAGAAGTCCACGCGGACCTTGCCGCTCTTCACGAAGAGCACCTCGTGGGTGAAGTGGACCTCGCGGGGCGCGGGGTTGTGCACGTGCGGGGGGATGGCGTGGCCCTTGCCGCGCTTCATGTAGGCCAGCTGCTGGGAGAACTCCGGCGGGGTGAAGAATTCGATGCCGTCCTTGCGGAAACCGGTCCGCAGGATGATGCCCAGGGTCTCGTTGTTCCAGGTGATCCGTTCGATCATCTCAGTTTCCTTCCCCAAACATGCGGTCGAGGCCGGCGGCCATTTCCGCGGCCTCGCGCCGGAAAAACTCCAGGGCGCGCCGCCCCATGTCCGCGCCGTCGCGCTCCAGCCGCTCCCGGGCTCCGGGCTCCAGCAGGCCGCAGCCCAGGCCCTCGCGGTCCACGAGCCCGGCGATGGAGACGTTGTCGTTGCACAGCACGGGCTTGCCGTGGCGGCAGATCCAGTAGAGCTTGCCCGAGGCCCGGCCGCAATGCCGATGGTTGTAGCTCCCGTTGTAGTAACTGACAACTCCGCCCCCGCAGTGGGCGTAAATCCAGCGGATTCGCGGCCCGCTCAGGAAATCCGTGTTCAGGACCACTTCGGCCCGGCCGCGGACGGCATCGCGCAGCCGCTCCAGTTCCCGGCCGCCCCAGCCGTTGACCAGCAGGGTCCAGGAGGGGAAGCCGCGCAGGAAGGCCTCCACGCTCTCCAACGTGGCGTGCTCGGGCTGGATGGAGCCGCTGAGCACCAGGGTGCGCGACCAGTCCGCGATGCCGGGAATGCCCGGGTCCTCCTGGCCGTAGTCCACGTCCGGCAGGCTGGCGTTGGGCAGGAGCAGGGCGTCGCCGAAGGCGAGGCCGGTGGCCTGCTCGTAGCCGCGCAGGCGGTCCTCGTCCTGGATCACGAGCCGGGCCCTGGCGGCGCGGAAGGCGCGCTCCAGGTCCGCCGCGTCGATCCGGCCGGGGTCGGGGATTTCGGTGGAGTAGAGATAGACCCGCGCGCCCAGGCTCGCGGCGGCGGCCGCCCCGCTCAGGAAGGACTTCTCGTCGAAGAAGACCGCGAAGCGCGGTCCCGGGCCGTCCAGGGCCTCCCGGAGCAGGGTCGGGACGTGGGCCGCGTCCGGGGAGCGGAACAGGTGCAGGTCCTCGAAGACCGCCTCGCTGGGATAGCGCCGGGCGATGAAGTCCAGCAGCTCCGGCCCCACCAGGCGCGGCTCCAGGCCATTGCGTTTCAGGTGCAGGGCGAAGGTGATCACGGGGTCGGACAGGGACCACCAGGGAAATTGGGCGACGAGGGCGGCGGGCATGGGAGTCGGGAATCCCCCTGTGCGGACGTTTTCTTGACGGCGCGAGTGCTGTCGGTCGATTGTAGCAAGTGTCGCGCCAGAGCCTCGGCTCGGCTGGACTTTTCCGGCCTGCCCGGACATTATGGGATGCCCTGGAGCAAAGGCAACCGGAAAAGGAGGGGCCCGGCGCATGGCGCGGATGCTCAACTTGGGATGCGGCAGGCGGTTCCACCCGGACTGGGTCAACGTGGATTTCCGCTCCAGCGGTCCCGGCGTGCTGGCCTGCGACCTCTCGCGCGGCCTCTGCTTCGCGGATCAGAGCTTCGACGTGGTCTACCACTCCCACGTGCTCGAACACTTTCCCAAACCCCAGGCCCCCGGCTTTTTGCGGGAATGCCTGCGCGTGCTCCGGCCCGGCGGCGTGCTGCGCTGCGCCGTGCCGGACCTGGAAACCATCGCCCGGCTCTATCTCCGGCTCCTGGAGGGCGCGTCGGCCGGGGATTCCACCAGCCGCGAGCGCTACGAGTGGATCATGCTCGAACTCCTCGACCAGATGGTCCGCGAGCGCTCGGGCGGGGAGATGCTGGCCCACTGGAAGCGCGAGCCCATGCCCGCCGAGGATTTCGTGATCGAACGCGTGGGTTCGGAGGTGCGCCGGGCCCTGGCGGCCGTGCGCGCGGCCAAGCGCGCCGCCCCGGCGGCCTGGACCCGGCCCACTGCGGCCGAGATCGGCGCGTTCCGGCTCTCGGGTGAGGCGCACCACTGGATGTACGACCGCTATTCCCTGGCCCGGCTCCTGGAGGAGGCGGGCTTCAAGGAGCCCCGGGTCCGCCGGGCCGACGAATCCGCGATCCCGGGGTTCAACGCCTTTCTCCTGGACATCGAGGCCGACGGCTCCACCCGCAAGCCCGACTCTCTGTTCATGGAGGCGTTCCGGCCATGAACGAGCTTCCCCGCATCGAACATTTCTGGATCGTGGAGGACGAACCGGCCGCCGCCATGGCCGCCCTGGGGCTGTCGCCGGAGCACGTGGCGGCCTGCGGCCGGGACGACGCCTCGGCCGAGGCCGGGCGTCTGGCCGCCCTGGGGCTGCCCGCGCCGGAGTTCGATCCGCGCCTGCCCGTGTTCCAGCAGGCGGCCCTGGCCGCCGGGGCCGTGACCGCGCCCTGCCCCTGGTGCGGCCGCCCCACGGCCTCGCGCGAGTCCTACTGCGTGTTCATCAACGCCTTCGACCAGCCGGTGTTCTACCGCTTCCAGTGTTGCGGCGAGTTCTTCCTCCTGGCGGCCAAGTCGCCCCAGGCCAAGATGGCGCTCTGGCTCCCCCGGGAGCGGGCCCTGGCCAGCTTCATCGAATACCGGCGCGCTCCGCACAACCACGACTACTACGGCCCGGGAAACTTCCAGGAGTGGTTCAAGCTCTATGCCACCCTGGCGGAGCGCGAGGCCGGGCTCGTGGAGGCCTACCGCGCGGCCGGGGGCGGGTCGCGCGCGGCCCTGGCCTGCGGCTTCGTCTTCAACCACGGCCACCACGT from Desulfovibrio aminophilus harbors:
- a CDS encoding sulfotransferase — encoded protein: MADDSLRGFIERVGALAVLDHSGRGGNGFFMTVFDRHPEVIGCHWGQYLYSYLLTEFGDDDVLDSRAALDFLVKRSPFRFVLDDLSPEHEAFIRKCGADPAVPLDRAEARRILRDFLLSTPTVSRRELVLACHYALARALGRDTSAITHILTADAVSLRNEHFTTGFSGRMVDALLRDFPQAGIVNIVRDPRAVFASNRHQFVNANGNMYGVTPATFFTRLGNVPRARQQFEDCAYLFWLPYCAAAWAVAKDIRRRHPGQVRMLRNEDLNTRFEPTLRELCAWMGVSFWEPWAAPDYEPTSLGGSWRGAGAYNSRYQTNLGGPLKNDPQDVADRTTGPNEYVTKRWMSRLAPHEIRLVEVLFQDEMRACGYEPLTPLPRGSMTRAAAGCLTRPFLGEFPGWSWLTGGLSLGPAEAFRRVFYLAVSPLFAVAGRLALLGLVRRGFFDRPPVRNGIDEGSRR
- a CDS encoding N-acetyl sugar amidotransferase; this translates as MRYCARCLYPENHPLHLVFDDEGVCSGCRVHEEKDALDWAERFERLKAVVGEYRSRSGGIYDCIVPVNGARDSYFIVHTVRNVLGLNPMLVSYNKQYNTPVGIRNLASLRTVFDRDILALTVNPESARKITRAAMRLLGSMYWHCLAGETVFPVQTAVRFKIPLIIWGAHQGVDQVGMFSHLDEVEMTRKYRKEHDLMGVEAEDLMRAAPDLGEDLGERELRPYLYPNDRELAAVGVRGIYLNNYIRWDTKRQHEDMIRLYGYETAALPRTFDTCNDCDSHHYAGVHDLIKFRKFGYGKALDHACREIRLKRLTREQGIELVLRHEAVEPPDLSLFLSWAGMSREEFDRCVDARRDPAAWARDGGGWRLLDHVSRHSQDQGVERARLAAVSDGVFPLTPPRAPEQERPAHVLFGRGWAGAPRGQAVQADGSRNSIADGSPS
- a CDS encoding glycosyltransferase, with the translated sequence MRVLMLSDGETRGGASTAAARAALGLCRLGHEVLRVVRFPDPGSHPWRTEVLETPAALVTDWEAPFRPEAKALVRDMLTTVLRRFRPQAVSVHNLHGATRHGWSVDLVATCAEVAPTVWTLHDLWSCTGRCAYTDGCERHLTGCGEDCPSWRVYPACPPGEIAARQREKRGVPARFPDLTAAAPSAWLARTARKGLWAGHRVEALANGLDLDVFRPVERGEARRALGLEPDGRVLLAASLLLDDPRKGGDLLLRALDFLDEPVTLLLMGGGSLTVANPKVAARPLGLVTDDAVKTLAFSAADVLLHPAREDNLPNTVAEALACGTPVAGFAVGGVTEMLAEGAGSVAGALTPEALALAVREVLARDPAEARERCRFLAERRYDLLGQARALTRLFEETAEARADQARRAARQ
- a CDS encoding DegT/DnrJ/EryC1/StrS family aminotransferase, whose translation is MAFIPVNEPRLDGNEERYLLECVRTGWISSEGPFVARLEEGLARRMGRGHAIAVCNGSAALDAAVAALRLGPGDEVILPAHTIISCASAVVRAGATPVLTDCDPATWNMTAEAVAERITPRTKAVMAVHIFGLPAPMGGILPLAEKHGLAVIEDAAEAIGQTCSGAPCGGLGDISCLSFYPNKLVTTGEGGMLLTDDDRLAERCRSLRNLCFQKRRFIHEELGWNLRMSNLQAAVGVAQLERLDQSIVRKRAIGALYQRLLAGTPGLLLPPAATPDAENLYWVFGVVLDDDVPFDADEAMRRLAEDGVGTRPFFWPLHEQPVFRRMGLFAGDRHPVSERIGRRGFYLPSGLGATDEQIEISADRLRRMLERG
- a CDS encoding class I SAM-dependent methyltransferase produces the protein MSDDVFGLYAAYYDLLYRDKDYAAEAAFAAGLLRGRRPDARTLLELGCGTGRHAALLAASGFEVTGVDRSEGMLAKARAAGPDCSFLCGDIRELNLGRRFDAVTSLFHVMSYQTTDEDVAAALATAAAHLRPGGLFLFDFWHGPAVLQTPPEARVKDMADERVSVHRRCEPEHDRERRVVHVRYSVDIAEQGGTRRETVRETHSMRYFFLPELKKFLADAGLEALENGEWMTGRAPGPETWSVYCLAARRA
- a CDS encoding methyltransferase domain-containing protein — encoded protein: MSKSIMREMRQCLENNENIMARLRAMSGLSGNTPEAILVSYDLQAGSYARMLEDERVRAIKEAFGANLAEVVESLPHASVLEAGVGEATTLGAMIPKLRTAPERIAGFDISWSRLSVAVRHAEAKGVAARFFTGALERIPVPDDAFELVYTVHAIEPNTGREKEILRELHRVARNHLVLVEPSYELGNAETRARIEQHGYITNLLGAARELGLNLLEHRLFEPNMNPRNQAALMVFEKSARRVPDPSGQLACPVCGTAVEEIKGHCFCGECHLLFPVIEGIPCLLEGNGILASRFPQSEG
- a CDS encoding methyltransferase domain-containing protein: MARMLNLGCGRRFHPDWVNVDFRSSGPGVLACDLSRGLCFADQSFDVVYHSHVLEHFPKPQAPGFLRECLRVLRPGGVLRCAVPDLETIARLYLRLLEGASAGDSTSRERYEWIMLELLDQMVRERSGGEMLAHWKREPMPAEDFVIERVGSEVRRALAAVRAAKRAAPAAWTRPTAAEIGAFRLSGEAHHWMYDRYSLARLLEEAGFKEPRVRRADESAIPGFNAFLLDIEADGSTRKPDSLFMEAFRP